The Deltaproteobacteria bacterium DNA segment GGTCATCGCGGTGCCCCTCAATCTCGTCTTCGGCATCGCCGCGTCCTGGGCCATCGCCAAGTTCGAATTTCCGGGCAAGTCGGTGCTCACCACGCTGATCGATCTGCCGTTCGCGGCGTCGCCGGTCGTGTCGGGCCTCATCTTCGTGCTGCTGTTCGGCTTGCAAGGCGCTCTCGGGCCGTGGCTCGCCGCGCACGACATCAAGATCCTGTTCGCCGTGCCCGGCATCGTGATCGCGACGGTCTTCGTCACGTTCCCGTTCGTCGCGCGGGAGCTGATTCCGCTGATGCAATCGCAGGGCGTGGAAGAAGAAGAAGCCGCGATGGTGCTGGGCGCCGGGGGATGGCGCACGTTCTGGCGCGTCACGATGCCCAACATCCGCTGGGGCCTCGTCTACGGCGTCATCCTGTGCAACGCCCGCGCGATGGGCGAGTTCGGCGCGGTGTCCGTCGTCTCCGGCCATATCCGCGGGATGACCAACACCATCCCGCTGCACGTCGAGATTCTCTACAACGAATACAACTTCGTCGCCGCCTTCGCGATGGCCTCCCTGCTCACGCTGCTCGCCCTCGCCACGCTCGTGCTCAAGAGCCTCGTGGAATGGGC contains these protein-coding regions:
- the cysW gene encoding sulfate ABC transporter permease subunit CysW, coding for MNGSRVGRGVLIAVALAFLGLFLVAPLAAVFAGALRKGYAAYFASFADGDALSAIRLSLTVAVIAVPLNLVFGIAASWAIAKFEFPGKSVLTTLIDLPFAASPVVSGLIFVLLFGLQGALGPWLAAHDIKILFAVPGIVIATVFVTFPFVARELIPLMQSQGVEEEEAAMVLGAGGWRTFWRVTMPNIRWGLVYGVILCNARAMGEFGAVSVVSGHIRGMTNTIPLHVEILYNEYNFVAAFAMASLLTLLALATLVLKSLVEWA